The genome window AGCATCTCATGCAGACTTGTAACGGTACACCCGATAATTGAATTGCGCAAGTGATACAAAATGGAAGGCAAATGTTGCTTCTTATTCTGATCAACACCACCAATCATCTCACCTTACTGGTTGTGCACAACTGTGAGAACTAACAAATACATTACTTGCACTATAACTATAGATTACGGCCTACGATGCACCTCTGCGTCAGTTGTTGAGATCAGATCAGCACATAACCCTCACTTGTGCAGGCTTTCGAATGGCAGCTACGATGAACTTATAGCCACAATTCGGCCACTCTTAACAACAAACACAGCCTTGACTGTTTTCCTGTGGAGGACTGCCCCTTTCTAAAGGGGCCCAAATCTTGAGGAATATGAAATCAGTAACAAACAAAAAAAGTGTCGTTTAAGTGGATTTGTAAATTCAAAAAGAACTGCTGCTGAGGCATGAAAATATTATTTGGTGTGTTATAATGACACTAAAAGGGTGTGATTGCAGATAAAATACTATTCCAATATTGACAGCTGGACTGGTTTAAAATCAACACTTTCTTTAAATACTCCATGCGATTGGTCGGTGGCAGCTGTATTTTCCATTATCTTCTATTCTGGTGCACTATAATGGCCTGTTGCAACTGTGAATTAATTGATCAGGAAAATATATTCACATTCTGTAGGAGACCTAGTAACAATCTGTTGGATCATACTTGCCCTTTATATGGTCAATATTTTAGACCATCAATGCAtttaaattgaaaagaaaaagtgTCTGAATAATATATCAGTCTCAAAGATGCCAATTCTACCAGTTACAATCACTCTCATATCTAGTTGCTATTATCTGTACTGTAAATAGAAATCTTTATGGAAGCTCTCAATTTCTGTAGATTGCAAAGGGCATTGTCTGCTTACATATCTCATGTCCCAATGATGGTGAGCCAAGTAACACCAGACAAACATGCTATGAGCATTGATAACATGGCCTACAGACTAATGATCGTGGAGAAACATGTGGATTATCTGGATAATTTCTAGTGTTGAAGGGGGGGACTTAGAACTAAAACTTTCCGCCATTAAAAATAAGCTGTGTTCTCATGCAGCTAGCTAGAGAAAATCAAGATTGTaagacaaaaataaataaatatctcctAAAATTCTCTTGCAGAATATCATAACAATTACAAAAACTAATTACCAATTTATTATGTGGTCATTAAAACCATAAAGCCCTTGAATTTTCAAACTTGAAGTGAGTCTAATATATTGCTTCCCTTTTTTCCACTGGTAATCGTAACTTATCTCTTCGTTCTTTACAGACCTTGACAGAGTCACCTTACCTGAAGCCTGAGATCCTATCCAACTCCACCTACGAACCCTCATTCTGCCTTTCCAATTTACACAATGAACCAAGGATGATGACCCAAATTATTGGATTTGTTCAATGACATCGGCAGACAATTGAAGTTATGAAATATCCCATCGCAGTAAACACATGGCTTCCTCGAGAACATAGAAGTTCGAGTTCCCCCAGTTGTTCATCCTTATCCTGTATCTTGTTGATTGTCACTAAAATAATCATCTTATGTTGCCCCaccttaagtgaattattattttatacgCAAAATCACAAATCCCTTCTGAGGCTTGCATTTCAAACATACAATGTATGAAATCTTATCAAAGTTAAGATACTAGATACCAGCTTACAATTTGATAATGTTGACTGCTGATGGCATGGCTACAGCATTCGACCGACTCATCTAATTGATAAGAACCTTCATACCATAATGATCTGTAAAATCTTATTGCCAGCAGAGCTTAATGGCAGGAAGATATCCGCTGGCCACTTGCAAGTAATAGGGACCTCACAAATTGTTATAATCCTAAATATACAATTGAAACCTCAATATAATAGACATTAACCTTTGTTCCTTGCAAAAGGCAGGAGGCTATCCAGGCAGCCATACCAACCAAAAACCTTCACAAAGCATTCAGCCATTAAGCCATCATTTACAATTTCAAGGCACTAAGCTATAAGGTACCACTCTTATAATGTTTGAATGACAGCAGCAATGTGCCAGGATTGCGATAATTCATACGGTTAAATAATACAAAGCTCATTTAGGAAAAATAAATGTAAAAAAAATCACAATAACATACCAGACATGCTATCTATCAAATTATATGGATCACATTATGACCATGTAGTTGTAAAGATAATAGTAAAAGGAAAACCACCAAAATATATTACTTGATCAAATGTTTACTTCCAAGTGCTTAATTTACAACTTGTTATCTTCCAAGTACTTTCTTAAAGGAAACCTCATGATTCTTTTATAATGAGGGAAACAACATCGTTTACATATCTTATTACAAGATAAAGGTCGAGTCAAATATAATGTGTCAGTAAGCTGCAGAGTTCTGAAATGGAATTATCTGCTGGTGTCACAACTCATTGTGCTGGGTTATCTTAATATGCCTATTCTTTTAGGACATCACATGGATGTGTCTGTCCCAGTCATAGTGCCAAGACATGAAGTTTAACAATCGAACAAGGTCCAGACCATTGTGTATGCAGGGGTGCAACCTGGGTGGTATCAATATAAGGCCAAACACAACCACAACCAACACTTGGATTCTCCAACCTTAAACCAAAAGTGCCTGACCTTGGGTTGCAAATTTTCTAACCATAATCCATGCCAGCTATATGTAGGGTTAAAAACACATGTCGGTCTGATTGGGTCAAGTTGAATCCAATTGGGTCAGGTTATAACAAAAATATTTACATCAAAAACATACTGTACTGAACAACTCATTTGCCTTATGTAGTATGCACAGTAGGTAGCCAAATATACCAGGTTCCAATTAGGCCAAGTTAGAGTAGTCTTAGATTGAGTTACGATTGGATTTAGGTTGTTTTGGATTACTTCTAAACCAACCAAATATAGTGTCCAGTTGAACACAAACCCATTGGACTAACTTAAAAGCCTTTGAGTTAAATCAAACCAACTTGCAGCCACATCCCAGAATGGAACACCATCTCATGAAATATGTACCATGCTGTTCTTGTACAGGGTCGGGAAGTAGTTCAGCAATATCATATAATAAGTGTGATGCTCTAAAAAGCCTAATTAGACTTATGCTGAGTAGGGTACAGAGAattctaataataaaaaaaattacaaaaaatgCAAGAAtccaattgaaaaaaaaaaagggtgaaaGAAGTACTCTGAAAAAGTCACACATGTTTTGTATTGCGTCGCTGGTCAATCTTAAAAGCTGaaggatcataaaaaaatttaatgtagCACCTTCTACAACCATCCATCTCTAGTCTTAAGATCCATGACACCAACCAAATATCAAATATCCCCAAAAGTTAGGATTCTAAGATCATAAATTTTATTGCTTATAGCCCCTTATCCTTTTCTAAACTTAAATCCATTAAAGTAACAATTAATAAAGGACTTTCGAATATATATACTTGTGGTGAACTATTATTTAATTTATCTTATTTAGTGCTTATAGCCCTAAGTCACTCATGTACCTACATCTAGAGCCCTAAATTAAGCAGTTGGGACATAGTTCTGCCCCCTGTGACAAGATTATTTCGAAAGCAATAAATGACGTATCAGAAAAATATTTCTCACTCCTGAAAAAGCAGGTGTAAGGGCtatgtatttgcttctttgaCACGACAAAGATTTTACCACCTTCCAGCACTCCATAAACTGGAAAATAAAGTAAACTATATATTGGACCACAAAGTTCAATGGTGCATGTGCAAAAAATGGCAACACATCCTGATGATATATATTCCAGTCAATTATAAAATGTCATTACAAACTTGTTTCACATATCAAAAAGGGCAGTTCATGCCAATGCAAGATATGGGGAAGGGACAAAGATGTCGATGGCATTACTCCTTCAAGCAAAGAGGTATTTATGTTCTTTAGCATATCAAGGAGTCAAACTATAACAAACAAATAGTAATCAAATAAGCCATTGATTATGCTACAAGCAACATTTAGCCTAAAACACAATCACCCAAATATGTCAATCTAACAGCATGTTGATCAGATATGGAAATAATTAAAACCGACCTTAAATGGTTCATGTCCTAGGTGAGTGTGAGTGTGCTGCATCTGAGCCATATGCAGAGGAACTTTCACTGCCAGAATCTGCAGAAAGCCTCTTGAATTTAAGTGCTTAATCTTAATTTACATTAGATAGTAAATAAACAACTCAGACTTATTTGCTCAGAACCTTCTAAGAGACAAGACAAATCATTTGTGATCGAGAGAGTTCATTACCACTGGATGAAGACCCAGAATCACTGCTAGAACTGCTGGAGCTACTTGATCTAATTGCATTATCCCCTTTGTTTTCTCCTCCAACCGGTGATGAAGAAGCTACATACTTCTCATCAACCACTGCTTTTCAATTAACCCATAATTATAAAAGGAAATAACAATGATCTAAGGAAGaactgaaatatacaagttttgtATGTCTTACATTTCTCAGGTTCTTCGGAAGCAATAGGCTCTTCAATCTGCAGGAGTAACAAGAAAGGTGACATAAATATGTTTACCCTTACTATATACCTGTCTTTACTTTTCTGCAGAGAAGGAAAGCACATTAACATATTATAGCCATACCATTTTATGAACCACTTCAGGTGCATTACGCTCAGCTGCTTGTGTTACTGAAATGGCAAGCTCTGCCTTCCTTTTATTCTTGCTTAGAGTCTTTTTGTAATTTGTAATGAATCTGTCAAGTTCCCAGAGAGTCTCCACATCCACACTATCGATATCTACTTCGATTTCATCATCATGCTGGCTCAGGGACAAGTTCCGTTTCTTAATAATCTGCACGACAGCCTCCAGCTTTTCTGGGGGCAGGTTCTGCAGGTTGTTGCTCAGCTTTTGCTTTTCCTCAAATGTCATATCCCTCTTGTTCGGATCTTTAGCCTTTGGCTTCTTTGGAGCTGGCGTTCTTCCAATGTGTGTTGGATGATTTCCTGGTTTCATCATTGGTTCAGCTGCCACAGGATGCACAGTGGAGTCAGACCTCTCCAACATCCTCAAGTCCAGTGGTGGAGGCGTCTGGATTACTGGTTGGCGAGCATGGTGTGCAAACTCAGCCTCTATGGCAGGCCACCTCTCCTCAAATATCTGAAGAAGCTGCTCTGCCATGACATAGACATCCTGCCCCTTGGGGTTGTAAGTCATTGCATTCCGAAAAGTCAGTCTCACATCCTCAGCAAACTCATAAGGCGAACTGTACCAGTCTTTGGCAAACCGGGACTTCACGGTGCCAAGATCCATCGGGCACTTGATGATGGTATAGTAATCATGCAAGCCGAGGCCCTTCGCATCGACCGGCACATTGAACACCCACCCATGCTTGTGCTTCATCAGCTTCGAGAGCAGCACGCTGCAACTCTTGAATGCCTGCGCATAGAGCTTCTTATCCACCAAATGTGCACCGCCACCATCAGGCAACTCGGACGATTGCTTCTTTCCACCAATGGCCTTCGATTTCTTGTGGCCCTGCTGGTCACTGGGGCCACATTTCTCCTTCCCAAGGATGAAGTCAGAATTCCGGTAATACTGGTTCGCCTTGGGAGTCCGCTTCTCCTTCTCCGCGCCCTCGCTCGGGTTATTCTCAGAGGCCGGTACGGATACACTAAGCTGGCGTCGAGACCAGCCAGCAGTCGCAGAGGGCGCGGTCACGTCGGGCGCCCTCCTTGCAGATCCGGGGGTGTTGGGGTCGGTAACAGAGAGCTGGGAGCGAGTGTACCCGGCAGCCGAGGCTAGCTGGAGCTCGTGGGCCTCGAGCCGCTTGGAGAGAGCGCGGACCAAGTCGAGATCGGCGGTGAGCTTCCGCCGCAGCTCCCGCGCCTCCTGCCGCGACCGGCAGGTGAGGCCGACGGCGACGCCCAGGCCGCGAGGGCCGTGGCCGTTGGCGAGCGACGGGCCGACGGAGGGTCGGTTGGGACCGGAGGAGGCGTCGTCGGAGGCGGCACGGGGTGAGCGGTGGCGGCGGGGGGAATCGAGGTCATCTGGGGGCGGCGGAGGGGGACGGGGCTGGGAGGAGCGCTTGGGGGCCTTGTTGAGGGATTTGCGGGTGTAGACCTTGCCGCCACCGGCGGGAGGCGCCGACGCCATGCACGCCAGAAGGATACGACAGCACCGGCGGCCGATGGATCCTGGGGAAGGCGGAAATCTTGAGAGGGTTTTGGCGAATTATTGCGTGGGCGAAGCGAATTTTGAGCGCCTTCGGGAACCCTAAATGGACATCGGGAAGCGGAGATCTATTTGGGGATTGGACTTCGGGAGATGCGGGCTTCCGTTttcgcagcaacagcagcagtacgagagagagagacagagagggaaGGGGAAAAGCGAGCAGCTGCTTGCCTTTACGAAGGATGAGATCGGAGTCATCGATGTGCGAATGGTTCCGTCGCTCACCGCATCTCATCACGTGGAGCGTGTCTGGCACATCGCTCGCTACGATGCGAATGCCGACGCTGCTCCGCTTAGGGCTCCTACGCGGCCCATTCCGAAAGCAGGAGTTTGGAGATCACCTGTCTCGGCCGACCCCAGGATTCACGTTTTCTTTTCCCATTCTCCGACGTGACAGGTGGGCCCCACCAGGCTCGGATCACCCGCCTAGTCGGAGCCACCAACCCCAACACGCGGTGGTACCAGTACCATGTCCCGCGGGACCCACATTAAGGCTCAATAAGACGGGATCCTTACGCGGCGTGTCGCTGAGGCAACAGTCGCATATATCTTACCCGGTTTGCCTTGGGACGATCCTCAATTCCTACGGCGCCAATTTTCCACCGAAGACTATGCCGACGCTGAGTGATCGATATTATGATCATAGGGTATATTACGGTACCACCCCCGCGATAACAGTCACCAGCCATGTCAACACCAACGTCGAGCCTCACGATTGATATGGTGTACTATGTTGACATGACGCCTCGGACTCGAATGGGACGATCGCCTATTCTCGCGTTGTTTGGAGCATTACAAGATAGCATCGCATAGTACAAAGTCGTTCTAGAAAGTTCAGAACAGTGTCGCATGATGTCGATTCATGTAGGTCAGTCGACGCCCACACGAAAAGTATGAGTTGGTTGCTCAAGGAGTCGGCGACCATTAACATACCATGTACGATTGACCTTCATTCGTAGGTATAATAGCCAACCCCCTAATCCCACTCAACACTGACTTGAGCTTCGAAGGGGTTGAGTCGAGAAATCTCCCTTTCGACCTCGGCTTGTGTGCAAGAATTCGATGACGAAGCAACAACCCGATGAGGGAGGAAGAGAAACTCTTTGCTCTACCTTGGATCAATCTTAAAGATGAAGCTTGGACCCGACCTAACGCCGACCACCCCAGTTCGAGTAGCCACGTGGGCGACTCTACGCGCTTGGGATCGGACCAAGACGTGTTGATCTATCAGCTATAATATAAAGTTGCTTAATATttttgacgctagaaggagggcccgatatCATAAGAGCGTCCGCCACCAAGCAACTCCAACGAACACCCTAGCAAGAAGGCACCCACCACCATCTTCACCTTCGACCTCAAAGGGTAACTCCTCACTCTCCCGTATATGGATGGAAGCACCTCGGCTTGGACTTCGGGGCACTATTGGCATTTATTCAACGACCCTAGGCTCTTGCCTCCCAAGTCGTCTCCGTCCAGACGTTCCTCAACCTCACCCACAAAGTGTAAGTATTAGCTAGGATGATGCAGACCATCGCACCCCTCATATCCTAGCTAACTAAGCAAACGATTCTCCCCCCACGGTTGTCGCCCATGATCCAACCTTTACTCATCCTTACACCCACCAAGTGCAAGCGTTAGCTAGGATGATGCAAACAATCACACCCATCATACCCTAGCTACCTCAGCAAAAGGTTCTCCCCCCACGGTTGTCGCTTGTGATCTAACCTATACTCATCCCCTACACCTCACAATGCCacctcaaggtttatctcaattatggcatattgaaataagaatgacactttatcttttcataatttaaaaattgatgtaaagggaaaagaattgcactattgtattgttcttcccttctatttgacaatgacaaagggggagtaaaatttgctagcttgcatgctaaatttactagcttacaaattgcaaggagaaaaacttgataggaagcaaaattgctagcttgcacttctcaaaagagaagaaagaacttgctatcttgaacatcactaagttgctagcttgcatatttcaagaagatgcaaaaatatgctatcttgcacatcacaaagaaaagcaaacttgttAACTTGCATATCCACCCCAATCGACCAGCCACCTCTGGCTCCAAATGCCCACCCCCCAACCGCTGAGCAATCGGGACACTTGAGGCCAATGGTAGAGTGCAACATTTCTATGCCCAGACACATTGCCTCGACCTTCCCCGAAGCCTACACCCTATCTTCTGACTCGACGGAGGAGCTCAGGAAAAATACCTCGGTTGGGTCCCCCTTTACCCAAGAAATTCAGGACAAGCTTATCTCCCTCAACTTTCGCCTCCCGATGCTAGAGGCCTATGATGGTGTCTCCAATCCAATGGAGTATGTTGTCACCTTTCGGGACCAAATGGCCTTATACGACACTTCCGATGCTCTGATGTGTTGGTTATTTCCTACCACCCTCTAAGGCTTGGCTCGGATGTGGTACAATCGATTGAGGTCGTCCTTAGTCTCATCTTTTGATCATCTTGCAAGGGAACTCGAGCTTTACTTCCTAGCCAGTGTGTGACCTAAACCGTCCGTGGCCATGCTCCTCAAGCTAAGGTAGGAGGGTGAATCCCTCTCCCTTTTTGTCACCTGCTTCGGTACTAAGATCCGAGGGGTTTCAGATGCCCACCCCTCTTTGGTTTATACATATGTTCTCGACGGGCCTATGGCCTTCAAGGTTCTTTTGCTCGCTAGTCGAGAGGCCACCAGCGATCATTCTCAAGATGCTGTAGTGGGCCAACCAAGATGTTATTACTAAGGCACTGATGACAAGAAAGCATGATGAGTCACACAATAGGTCTCACTGGGAGCTACCCATGTGAGCAGATCGGGAAAGAAAAAGGCCCGCCACGATGATGCTGGAAGTAAATGAGCCTAAGGTGTGCATATAAAAAAAAGGGGCCCACTATAGCGGAGCATGTGCTCGAGTTATAAATCTCGACTAGTCATGTGccaaagttataaatctcgaccaAACATTATCCGAGTCGTGCACCTCGACAAAACAATGTCTGAGTCATATACCTCGGCGAAATAGTGCTTGAGTTATGCACCTCGGGCAAACAGtgtccgagttgtgcacctcggccaaatagtgtCAGAGTTATTTATCTCAGCTAAACAATGCTCGAGTCATGCACCTTGGCCAAACAATGCTCGAACAACCTCAAAGACTGGATTTTTTTGTGTTTTCCAACTCACATACGATTCCACCGCTTATTCTAGCAGTGCCACTACTTGAcccacttttgggtcattgaatgagcctcccaataagCTCAAATCAGTTCCAATTAAGgctcaattggtccctaattgagttagcatgattacacaaaaaaactaactcaattagccccctaaactacttcgatcgtagacaaatgattataaatcatgaatcctttgtccgacatgtcattggttcatccgatgctcatttgatccttcgacgcatcgtcctctcttgcgacctattgcccaatcgaccagttgacctttgcaacttcGATTTTCTTTCGCAATTTCCActcttcatggcccgaagccttctgtcgatatgtcgaccgatcatccagcttgacgtccaatcttctgacatgttccactacggctcaacatgattcttcctgctttaattatctctccttaatCAAAGCttattgcatcactcaaaatgcagatcagatcacaaacacatcaattgatttcatcattaaaatatgagattcaacaatacaccTTAACAAAATAGTTTTCAAGTCATGCACCTCAGTTAAAAAGTATCCAAGTTGTGCACCTTAGGCCAAAATGTGTCTAAGTTGTGCATATTGGCCAAAtagtgcccgagttgtgcacctcggccaaacaatgtTTCAGTTGTGTACCTCGACCAAATAGTGTCCAAGTCGTGCATCTCAGCCAAACAGTGCCCGagtcatgcacctcggccaaaaaGTATCCAAGTTGTGCACATCGACCAAATAGTATTCCAATTGTGCACCTCGATCAAACAttgcccgagttgtgcacctcgccCAAATATTGTCTGAGTCATGAACCTCGACCAAATAGTGCCCGAGTCGTGCACCTTAGCCAAATAATGTCTGTGTAACGTTTCGGCTAATCTAATGCCCGAGCTACGCCTCACGGCCAGTCCAATGTCCGAGTCATATCTTGGCCAGTCCAATGCTCGAGTCATGCCTTGCGGCTAGTTCAATGTCCAAGTCACGTCTCAACCGGTCCAATGTCTGAGTCATGCTTTGCAGCCAGTCCAATGTCTGAGTTGCATCTCGACTAGTCCAATGCCCGAACCATGCCTTGCGGCCAGTCcgatgcccgagccatgcc of Musa acuminata AAA Group cultivar baxijiao chromosome BXJ1-7, Cavendish_Baxijiao_AAA, whole genome shotgun sequence contains these proteins:
- the LOC135678530 gene encoding transcription factor GTE4-like, giving the protein MASAPPAGGGKVYTRKSLNKAPKRSSQPRPPPPPPDDLDSPRRHRSPRAASDDASSGPNRPSVGPSLANGHGPRGLGVAVGLTCRSRQEARELRRKLTADLDLVRALSKRLEAHELQLASAAGYTRSQLSVTDPNTPGSARRAPDVTAPSATAGWSRRQLSVSVPASENNPSEGAEKEKRTPKANQYYRNSDFILGKEKCGPSDQQGHKKSKAIGGKKQSSELPDGGGAHLVDKKLYAQAFKSCSVLLSKLMKHKHGWVFNVPVDAKGLGLHDYYTIIKCPMDLGTVKSRFAKDWYSSPYEFAEDVRLTFRNAMTYNPKGQDVYVMAEQLLQIFEERWPAIEAEFAHHARQPVIQTPPPLDLRMLERSDSTVHPVAAEPMMKPGNHPTHIGRTPAPKKPKAKDPNKRDMTFEEKQKLSNNLQNLPPEKLEAVVQIIKKRNLSLSQHDDEIEVDIDSVDVETLWELDRFITNYKKTLSKNKRKAELAISVTQAAERNAPEVVHKMIEEPIASEEPEKLVDEKYVASSSPVGGENKGDNAIRSSSSSSSSSDSGSSSSDSGSESSSAYGSDAAHSHSPRT